A section of the Leptospira noumeaensis genome encodes:
- a CDS encoding HPP family protein encodes MSRPKRSLRFAIWSLISSSVAIWSILAITNLSGHSLLIGSFGATAVLLFAVPDAPLSQPRNLIGGHLISATIAVILVATLGTNFFTIGFSVGLSIFVMYMTHTLHPPGGATAMTGVLGGVGVDFILFPVFIGVMILLVNALVVNNFVHHRKYPVVWF; translated from the coding sequence GTGAGTCGTCCCAAAAGATCCCTTCGGTTTGCGATTTGGAGTTTGATTAGTAGTAGTGTGGCCATTTGGTCAATTTTAGCCATAACCAATTTATCGGGGCATTCTCTCCTGATTGGTTCTTTTGGTGCCACTGCAGTTTTGCTTTTTGCAGTTCCCGATGCTCCACTTTCTCAACCGAGAAATTTAATTGGAGGTCATTTGATCTCTGCTACCATTGCAGTCATCCTTGTGGCCACACTTGGAACCAATTTTTTTACCATTGGATTTTCTGTAGGGTTATCGATTTTTGTGATGTATATGACTCACACCTTACACCCACCAGGTGGAGCCACTGCTATGACTGGAGTTCTTGGGGGAGTGGGAGTGGATTTTATTTTGTTCCCCGTTTTTATTGGGGTAATGATTTTACTAGTGAATGCGCTCGTAGTAAATAATTTTGTCCACCACCGAAAGTATCCGGTGGTGTGGTTTTAA
- a CDS encoding PP2C family protein-serine/threonine phosphatase, whose amino-acid sequence MRKLILLTGVFSLLFFQIACYGPEQEESYQFRQGVLDIHDLTFKEDTIVDLYGEWELYFGEFHYPPFHGKKTLTGYLAIPSSWQDEEFGGVELPRTGHVTLRAFVHISKQTIGQELRIYIPDIASSYRFFANGILIGGQGKPGINKFDDTPRIKSKYYTLIPDKEVIELVFHIANYDNNFGGFWAIPSIGNKNALDREKMLSNARELFLLGALVLIGLYHFGLYFYKRKETSIFYFALFCFLLGIRLAFTGERYILEVFPNFHWPTAFRIEFASYYFAVPTFLLFIYSLFPEESNSKYVRSALIASTVFALTLFLPISIFTILLYGFQVLAFLTIGYVIHINLKAVINKRPNSKLFFFGLLILAFSVAFDILRHSVNNRGIGLTPYALLGFIFIQSLILSSRIANAFIRAEELAESLKISNESLIAVTENLEQIVSERTYQLNSSLNRIRKDLLLAKKIQQKILPEDGIKFEHLKIHLYFQPQEEVGGDFYDIFELDNGTVRFFVADATGHGIQAALYTMAIKSEYEAIKRFITKTDDLMNHLNQKIQNKFSGLKIVFSGFLLDIDTKTKTVYYSSAGHPNQIFQTNGEQIILERTGNIIGLKKDQPYTQKQFQMSMGDRILLFTDGMLEQKNESREEFGMERIQKILSDFQGKESERVLAELVIQLFLFQGKEEQEDDQTMVLVEWEKTS is encoded by the coding sequence ATGCGAAAACTCATTCTACTTACGGGAGTTTTTTCTCTCCTGTTTTTCCAAATTGCCTGTTATGGTCCCGAACAGGAAGAATCCTACCAATTCCGCCAAGGGGTTCTAGACATCCATGACCTCACTTTCAAAGAAGATACCATTGTAGATCTTTATGGAGAGTGGGAATTGTATTTTGGAGAATTCCACTACCCACCATTTCATGGAAAGAAAACTCTCACTGGGTATTTGGCCATTCCTAGTTCCTGGCAAGATGAAGAATTTGGAGGAGTGGAATTACCAAGGACGGGACATGTCACCTTACGTGCGTTTGTTCACATCAGCAAACAAACCATTGGCCAAGAATTAAGAATTTATATTCCTGATATCGCCTCGTCCTATCGATTTTTTGCCAATGGTATTTTGATTGGCGGCCAAGGAAAACCTGGGATCAACAAATTTGATGATACACCGAGGATCAAATCCAAATACTATACTCTCATTCCTGACAAAGAAGTCATCGAACTAGTCTTTCATATTGCCAACTACGATAACAATTTTGGTGGATTTTGGGCCATACCAAGTATAGGAAATAAAAATGCACTGGATAGGGAGAAAATGCTCTCCAATGCTCGTGAACTTTTTTTACTCGGAGCCCTTGTTCTCATTGGTCTTTATCATTTTGGATTGTATTTTTACAAAAGAAAAGAAACTTCCATTTTTTATTTTGCTCTCTTTTGTTTTTTGCTCGGGATTCGGTTGGCCTTTACGGGAGAAAGGTATATCTTAGAAGTATTTCCTAACTTTCATTGGCCCACTGCATTTCGGATTGAATTTGCTTCTTATTATTTTGCAGTCCCGACGTTTTTATTATTTATTTATTCATTATTTCCCGAAGAGTCCAATTCCAAATACGTACGTTCTGCACTCATAGCAAGCACCGTTTTTGCACTTACACTGTTTCTACCAATTTCAATTTTTACCATTTTATTATATGGGTTCCAAGTTTTAGCATTTTTAACGATTGGGTATGTCATACATATCAATTTAAAAGCGGTGATCAACAAACGTCCCAATTCTAAATTATTCTTTTTTGGACTTCTCATTTTGGCTTTTTCTGTGGCCTTTGATATTTTACGTCACAGTGTGAACAACAGAGGGATTGGTCTTACTCCTTATGCCCTACTCGGCTTTATTTTTATCCAATCTTTGATTCTTTCTAGCCGAATCGCCAATGCATTCATTCGTGCAGAAGAATTAGCGGAAAGTTTAAAGATCAGTAACGAATCCCTGATCGCAGTCACAGAAAACTTGGAACAAATTGTTTCAGAAAGAACTTACCAATTAAATTCTTCTTTGAATCGAATTCGGAAAGACCTCCTCCTTGCAAAAAAAATCCAACAAAAAATTCTACCAGAAGACGGAATCAAATTCGAACATTTAAAAATCCATTTGTATTTCCAACCACAAGAAGAAGTTGGAGGAGATTTTTATGATATCTTCGAATTGGATAATGGAACTGTTCGTTTTTTTGTCGCTGATGCAACGGGTCACGGAATCCAAGCAGCACTATATACAATGGCCATCAAATCGGAATACGAAGCCATCAAACGTTTCATTACTAAAACTGATGATTTGATGAACCACCTCAATCAAAAGATCCAAAACAAATTTTCCGGATTAAAAATTGTATTTTCTGGATTTTTATTGGATATCGATACAAAAACAAAAACCGTATACTATTCGTCAGCGGGTCATCCAAACCAAATTTTCCAAACAAACGGGGAACAAATCATTCTGGAACGAACGGGAAATATCATTGGTTTAAAAAAAGACCAACCTTATACACAAAAACAATTCCAAATGTCTATGGGAGATAGAATCCTTCTTTTTACAGATGGGATGTTAGAACAAAAAAACGAATCGAGAGAAGAGTTTGGGATGGAAAGAATCCAAAAAATCCTAAGTGACTTTCAAGGAAAGGAATCGGAAAGGGTGCTTGCAGAACTTGTCATCCAACTGTTCCTCTTCCAAGGAAAAGAAGAACAAGAGGATGACCAAACAATGGTTCTTGTCGAATGGGAAAAAACTTCGTAA
- a CDS encoding pseudouridine synthase yields MRINAFLAKLGLGSRRKVEELVLAGRIKVNGSTITDLSFQVSESDSVSFDGKPVQMEGESLKRPKIIAFNKPPGYLTSHEDKFHENTIFSLLPESFQKYNYAGRLDLDSRGLLLLSIDGDFIQKVTHPRNKIDKEYIISLKQPVAWKPIADEFMLGVREGGETLRALSVKPANVVPEKTPPGFTSYLSIILKEGKKRQIRRMCKAKEMVVLDLYRIRIGKLDLRDFVLEEGKYKVVTEEQVLGKPAS; encoded by the coding sequence ATGAGGATCAACGCATTTCTTGCCAAATTAGGTCTCGGTTCCCGTCGAAAAGTGGAAGAATTGGTCCTCGCTGGCCGAATCAAAGTCAACGGAAGCACCATCACGGATCTTTCCTTTCAAGTCTCAGAATCTGATTCTGTTAGTTTTGATGGGAAACCTGTCCAAATGGAAGGGGAATCTCTCAAACGACCGAAAATCATTGCCTTCAACAAACCACCAGGTTACCTAACTTCCCACGAAGATAAGTTCCATGAGAACACCATCTTTTCACTCCTACCGGAAAGTTTCCAAAAATACAATTATGCTGGCCGTTTGGATTTGGATTCTCGTGGACTTTTACTTTTATCCATAGATGGAGACTTCATCCAAAAAGTCACACACCCACGGAACAAAATCGATAAAGAATACATCATCAGTTTGAAACAACCCGTTGCTTGGAAACCGATTGCCGATGAATTTATGTTAGGTGTAAGGGAAGGTGGAGAAACACTTAGAGCTCTTTCTGTAAAACCCGCCAATGTGGTTCCTGAAAAAACACCTCCAGGATTTACTAGTTATCTCAGTATCATTTTGAAAGAAGGCAAAAAACGCCAAATCCGTAGAATGTGTAAGGCCAAGGAAATGGTGGTTCTGGATCTCTATCGAATTCGGATCGGAAAGTTGGATTTACGAGATTTTGTTCTGGAAGAAGGGAAATACAAAGTTGTGACCGAAGAGCAGGTTCTTGGAAAACCGGCTTCTTAA
- the lipA gene encoding lipoyl synthase — MNPLKKKPRSKNISPRAVHPEWMKVRVSFPTEGDALSKVREEVESKKLHTVCESASCPNLNHCWNRRTATYMLSGDICTRRCQYCDVAFGKPKPLDLEEPERVARSVAELGLRHVVLTAVNRDDLKDGGAAHFAETITKIKSYLPTCSIEVLIPDFKAKEESLKILYDAKPNIINHNIETVERLFPTITPQKNYKRSLSVLSHISNHGFLTKSGLILGLGEKEEDVKQCLDDLFAHGVRMLTIGQYLQPGPTHYPVQEFVKPEVFDYWKETAYKIGFKTIASGPLVRSSYHADEYFSD; from the coding sequence ATGAATCCACTAAAAAAGAAACCTCGCTCTAAAAATATCAGCCCCCGAGCGGTGCACCCAGAGTGGATGAAAGTGCGAGTGAGTTTTCCTACAGAAGGTGATGCCCTCTCCAAAGTAAGAGAAGAGGTAGAATCCAAAAAATTACATACCGTTTGTGAATCTGCCAGTTGTCCGAACCTGAACCATTGTTGGAACCGTCGCACCGCCACCTATATGCTTTCGGGAGATATCTGCACAAGACGATGTCAGTACTGTGATGTGGCTTTTGGAAAACCAAAACCACTCGACTTAGAGGAACCGGAACGAGTGGCAAGGTCTGTAGCCGAACTCGGCCTTCGCCATGTAGTATTAACTGCAGTCAATCGTGACGATTTAAAAGATGGGGGTGCGGCTCATTTTGCTGAAACCATCACAAAAATTAAATCCTATCTTCCGACTTGTTCCATTGAAGTTTTAATCCCCGATTTCAAAGCCAAAGAAGAATCTTTAAAAATTCTTTATGATGCAAAACCTAATATCATCAACCATAACATAGAAACCGTAGAACGTCTGTTCCCTACAATCACTCCACAAAAGAACTACAAACGCTCGTTATCAGTTCTTTCACATATATCCAATCATGGATTTCTAACGAAAAGTGGTTTGATTTTAGGACTGGGAGAAAAGGAAGAAGACGTAAAACAATGTTTAGATGATCTTTTTGCCCATGGAGTTCGGATGCTCACCATTGGACAATACCTCCAACCAGGCCCTACTCATTATCCGGTGCAAGAATTTGTGAAACCTGAAGTTTTCGATTATTGGAAAGAAACAGCTTACAAGATTGGATTCAAAACCATAGCCTCAGGTCCACTCGTTCGGTCTTCTTATCATGCGGATGAATATTTTTCTGATTAA
- a CDS encoding lipoprotein LipL45, which produces MKASKLTIMGLALLFTGLTVCKKPDAEVSEAPKKPADLSAVVVFAVGDSKIQHADQTEEKAHLGALLKSGDNVVTGDNGKVDIQFADGSSIRISPKSAIDFAKLSQDSSGTTDTQIALVSGKVFAKVNKAKKEDNFTVVTPTAIAGVRGTSFIVESADGKPAKVKVVEGAVAFAPRVPALEKLSTEEISGNADLKKLQESLAKAEVILEKDQASTQSAKSAELAKSADIKTLDLSKAFKTSEKEKLVVENAKLTKNEEQEIRTIVTVDKKTAEEIVKLSESAQTEKLDELKKQEIDAKRQAIETEVAKRQEDEKKKFEESLANQPKEFKSKKDIVNYYERIEKIVLVDGKTVIGAIINQENGQLIVHTENGVKKIDMDNVEEVIYDLQQKSKF; this is translated from the coding sequence ATGAAAGCATCGAAACTAACCATAATGGGCCTCGCGCTTCTTTTCACTGGTCTTACAGTTTGTAAGAAACCAGACGCAGAAGTGTCAGAAGCACCTAAAAAACCAGCAGATTTATCTGCGGTAGTCGTATTTGCGGTAGGAGATTCAAAAATCCAACACGCAGACCAAACAGAAGAAAAAGCGCATCTTGGTGCTCTTTTGAAATCCGGGGATAACGTAGTCACAGGCGACAATGGAAAAGTAGACATCCAATTTGCGGATGGATCGAGCATTCGTATCTCTCCTAAGTCCGCGATTGACTTTGCAAAACTTTCCCAAGACAGCTCTGGAACCACAGACACTCAAATTGCTCTGGTTTCCGGGAAGGTTTTTGCGAAAGTCAACAAAGCTAAGAAAGAAGACAACTTTACTGTCGTAACACCAACTGCGATTGCGGGTGTGCGCGGAACGTCTTTCATCGTAGAATCTGCTGATGGAAAACCAGCGAAAGTAAAAGTAGTAGAAGGTGCGGTTGCATTTGCTCCACGTGTTCCTGCTTTGGAAAAACTTTCTACAGAAGAAATTTCTGGAAATGCTGACTTGAAAAAACTCCAAGAATCTTTAGCGAAAGCAGAAGTAATCTTAGAGAAAGACCAAGCATCCACTCAATCTGCAAAATCTGCAGAACTAGCAAAATCTGCTGATATCAAAACTTTGGATTTGTCTAAAGCATTCAAAACTTCTGAGAAAGAAAAACTCGTTGTTGAAAACGCTAAACTGACTAAAAACGAAGAACAAGAAATCAGAACCATCGTGACAGTTGATAAAAAAACTGCCGAGGAAATTGTGAAACTTAGCGAATCAGCTCAAACTGAAAAGTTAGATGAGTTGAAGAAACAAGAAATTGATGCTAAGAGACAGGCAATTGAAACTGAAGTTGCAAAACGCCAAGAAGATGAGAAGAAAAAATTCGAAGAGTCTTTGGCTAACCAACCGAAAGAATTTAAATCTAAAAAAGACATCGTAAACTACTACGAAAGAATTGAAAAAATCGTTCTCGTAGACGGTAAAACAGTGATTGGAGCGATCATCAACCAAGAAAACGGTCAGTTGATTGTTCACACTGAAAATGGGGTCAAAAAAATTGATATGGACAATGTAGAAGAAGTCATTTACGACCTTCAACAAAAATCCAAATTCTAA
- a CDS encoding PLP-dependent aminotransferase family protein, protein MTKYKQLALDLKKEIKSGYYSEKERIPSLREIQDLKSCSLTTAKEAYRILEEEGYIYVVPQSGYFVHPNISSLISGPQNEFYPAVEADDRIQQIMRTVMDPKLISFGAAIPSDFYLPLGGIVSSFKKALQYKEIFSYGDLQGNPGLREWIHKRTSIQGYRVNSEQIQITSGCTESITFALLSVTEPGDTVIVPSPIYVGLFQILETLRLKVVEIPYRKENGISSDEYEKLVKRHKPKVFLFAANFNNPNGILMSEFTKQSLAKISYLYGIHLVEDDIYGDLYFNGTRPKPLVSYFPQELKGPKSYLCSSFSKTLSPGLRIGWVASKTGIRELSKRTRAYKISENNPTQMAILEFLKLQTFERHLKFLRSEYHKLTEEYTKLLDFYSEGNLEIQKPDGGFVLWIKSSLDGDKLLSESKKIGMAIAPGSLFGLSKHWDKHFRLNVSVGFSPKIREKLIQFSKLFLKKRKS, encoded by the coding sequence ATGACAAAATACAAACAACTTGCCCTTGACCTAAAAAAAGAAATTAAGTCTGGTTATTATTCTGAAAAAGAAAGAATCCCTTCTCTTCGTGAAATTCAAGATTTAAAATCATGTAGTCTCACCACTGCGAAGGAGGCTTACCGAATTTTAGAAGAAGAAGGTTATATTTATGTTGTACCACAATCTGGATACTTTGTTCACCCAAACATTAGTTCCCTTATCTCAGGGCCACAAAATGAATTTTATCCGGCAGTGGAAGCTGATGATAGGATCCAACAAATCATGCGAACGGTTATGGATCCCAAATTGATTTCCTTTGGAGCGGCCATTCCATCGGATTTTTATCTGCCACTGGGAGGGATCGTTTCTTCTTTTAAAAAAGCACTCCAATACAAAGAAATATTTTCCTATGGAGACTTACAAGGAAACCCAGGGCTTCGGGAATGGATTCACAAAAGGACTTCCATCCAAGGTTACCGCGTCAATTCAGAACAAATCCAAATCACAAGTGGATGTACGGAATCAATAACCTTTGCCTTACTCAGTGTCACTGAACCCGGAGATACAGTCATTGTCCCTTCTCCGATTTATGTTGGTTTATTTCAAATTTTGGAAACTCTGAGACTAAAAGTAGTAGAGATTCCCTATAGAAAAGAAAATGGAATTTCCAGTGATGAATATGAAAAATTAGTTAAACGTCATAAACCAAAAGTATTCTTATTTGCAGCTAACTTCAATAATCCGAATGGAATTTTAATGAGCGAATTTACCAAACAAAGTTTAGCAAAAATATCTTATTTGTATGGAATTCATTTGGTAGAAGATGATATTTATGGTGATCTTTACTTTAATGGAACAAGGCCAAAACCTTTGGTGAGTTATTTCCCCCAAGAACTAAAAGGTCCAAAGTCTTATCTTTGTTCTTCCTTTTCAAAAACATTGTCTCCTGGACTTAGGATTGGTTGGGTGGCATCCAAAACAGGAATTCGTGAATTAAGCAAACGAACAAGAGCCTATAAAATTTCCGAAAACAATCCTACCCAAATGGCCATCTTAGAGTTTTTAAAACTACAAACCTTTGAAAGGCATCTCAAGTTTTTACGTTCCGAATACCACAAACTCACAGAAGAGTATACCAAACTTTTAGACTTTTATAGTGAAGGAAATTTGGAGATACAAAAACCAGACGGTGGATTTGTATTGTGGATCAAATCATCGTTAGATGGTGATAAGTTACTCAGTGAATCAAAAAAAATAGGAATGGCCATTGCCCCTGGATCTCTTTTTGGACTTTCTAAACATTGGGACAAACACTTTCGATTGAATGTTTCCGTTGGATTTTCACCAAAAATTAGAGAGAAACTGATTCAGTTCTCAAAGTTATTCTTAAAAAAACGGAAATCTTAA
- a CDS encoding PLP-dependent aminotransferase family protein, which translates to METELPTIFSAKRTSYVRSSVIREILKLTVKNSDILSFAGGLPNPDLFPKDLLSSVMETVIRENVSIALQYGDSSGYANLRIQIVEKLTDVPWVSPSSITVTHGSQQGLDILGKIFMDSHTNVLLEDPVYLGALQAFSPYHPNFLSVPMESDGPNLYFLEEILSQNKIHVFYANPSYQNPSTYTWSVEKRIKIANLLDTYEIIFIEDEAYRYLDFDGKVYPSVSSFRKRNDLTFILGSFSKILSPGFRLGFVIVPELYQNLFTAVKQGNDLNSNQFSQVVVSKLLETMDFDFHLRSIQSFYQNQKEYLVYLLNQFLPEAKFSLPEGGMFLWVNYPKINSKQFMESCLKNGVAMVPGTEFSPSSRSSSYFRMNFSFLTKDVMEEGVKRIADVYRDINT; encoded by the coding sequence ATGGAAACAGAACTGCCAACTATTTTTTCAGCAAAACGTACATCTTATGTTCGTAGTTCTGTCATTCGCGAAATTCTAAAATTAACAGTGAAAAATTCGGATATCCTTTCCTTTGCTGGAGGACTTCCCAATCCTGATTTGTTCCCTAAAGATCTTTTGAGTTCGGTAATGGAAACTGTCATTCGTGAAAATGTTTCCATAGCCCTCCAATATGGAGATTCTTCAGGTTACGCGAATTTACGAATCCAGATTGTAGAAAAACTAACAGATGTTCCTTGGGTATCTCCTAGTTCGATTACAGTCACTCATGGGTCGCAACAAGGTTTAGATATTTTAGGTAAAATTTTTATGGATTCCCATACCAATGTGTTATTGGAAGATCCCGTATATTTGGGTGCATTGCAGGCTTTTTCCCCATACCATCCCAATTTTTTAAGTGTCCCTATGGAGTCGGATGGCCCCAATCTTTACTTTTTGGAAGAAATTTTATCCCAAAACAAAATCCATGTTTTTTATGCAAACCCATCCTACCAAAATCCATCTACTTATACTTGGTCTGTGGAAAAAAGAATCAAAATTGCAAACTTACTGGATACATATGAAATTATCTTCATTGAAGATGAGGCATACCGGTATTTAGATTTTGATGGTAAAGTTTACCCTTCTGTAAGTTCGTTTCGGAAAAGAAATGACCTAACTTTCATTCTTGGAAGTTTTTCTAAAATTTTATCTCCAGGTTTTCGTTTGGGTTTTGTGATTGTTCCTGAGTTGTATCAAAATTTATTTACTGCTGTCAAACAAGGAAATGATTTAAACTCCAATCAGTTTTCCCAAGTAGTAGTCTCCAAACTTTTGGAAACCATGGATTTTGATTTTCATTTAAGATCCATCCAATCCTTTTATCAGAACCAAAAAGAGTATTTGGTGTATTTATTGAATCAGTTTTTGCCAGAAGCCAAATTTTCTCTTCCCGAAGGTGGGATGTTTTTGTGGGTGAATTATCCTAAAATAAACTCTAAACAATTTATGGAGTCTTGCTTAAAAAATGGTGTGGCCATGGTTCCGGGAACTGAATTTTCACCATCCAGTCGGTCTTCTTCTTACTTCCGAATGAACTTTAGTTTTTTAACCAAGGATGTAATGGAGGAGGGAGTGAAACGAATCGCGGATGTGTATCGCGACATAAATACATGA
- a CDS encoding DUF1574 domain-containing protein: protein MKSKPFLLYPVFLFVFIFFVDKIFLLPVFHDEFLQAGNSVFYFQRKVLEKRLLNDAEATEKKLALVFGDSRSYPFSELGIPDPYKKNWTLYNFSSPQGIPMNSYIQLKKLLDLGIKPEFVILSLSPEAFDDHKGFILSPFLRMGCDKDCLDIVWKDIPLKEKWTYILDKVFTIRSVELNLSLFSSRLKRGKLKEYKSSHNQEFQLINYTKGEYLMYGVQSNPVEKIKKDTLRIGSLYMSSYTLGESQKPYVEAFLELTRKNKIKTLVLWPKVYGDYYQYYEKFHIKEVWWEPIESLSTSYGANTLNWNKPGTCDLFNDASHQSAFCFIDQMKDIWVNYAER, encoded by the coding sequence TTGAAATCAAAACCGTTTTTATTATATCCTGTGTTTCTTTTTGTTTTTATCTTTTTTGTAGATAAAATTTTTCTTTTGCCAGTCTTTCATGATGAATTTCTCCAGGCAGGTAATTCTGTTTTTTATTTTCAGAGAAAGGTTTTAGAAAAAAGGCTTTTGAATGATGCAGAAGCAACAGAAAAAAAACTGGCACTTGTATTTGGTGATTCGCGTTCTTATCCTTTTTCTGAATTAGGAATCCCCGATCCTTATAAAAAAAATTGGACTCTCTATAATTTCAGCAGCCCACAAGGAATTCCGATGAATTCCTATATCCAACTGAAAAAACTTTTGGATTTGGGAATCAAACCAGAGTTTGTCATTCTTTCACTCAGTCCAGAAGCCTTTGACGATCACAAAGGATTTATCCTTTCTCCTTTTCTACGGATGGGATGTGACAAAGATTGTTTGGACATTGTTTGGAAAGACATTCCATTAAAAGAAAAATGGACTTATATCTTAGATAAAGTTTTTACCATTCGAAGTGTAGAACTCAATCTATCTCTTTTTAGTTCGCGACTCAAAAGAGGGAAACTTAAAGAGTATAAATCTTCTCATAACCAAGAATTCCAACTCATCAACTATACCAAAGGTGAATATTTGATGTATGGAGTGCAGTCCAATCCAGTAGAAAAAATCAAAAAAGATACACTTCGGATTGGAAGTTTGTATATGAGTAGTTATACTTTGGGTGAATCACAAAAACCCTATGTGGAAGCCTTTTTAGAACTCACTCGAAAAAACAAAATCAAAACCTTAGTTCTTTGGCCAAAGGTATATGGTGATTATTATCAGTATTATGAAAAGTTTCATATAAAGGAAGTTTGGTGGGAGCCAATTGAATCTCTTTCCACTTCTTATGGTGCCAATACACTTAATTGGAACAAACCAGGAACTTGCGATTTATTTAATGATGCCTCGCATCAATCAGCATTTTGTTTTATTGACCAAATGAAAGATATTTGGGTAAATTACGCTGAAAGATAG
- a CDS encoding radical SAM protein, with protein MAETSTLNQRPASSIKLLEEMERMYKDLPMEAIVKQDILRQGIHFLPESFQVKDPYKSKDYFIFSFDHIPLADLKDGADTKAPEEIKISGGHFGLLKTVISTRNNPNSPYKMKSKEGIPTLYLEETEIGSAEYPPIPSWYKHKTKSGKLPGEIAPVIEWGYLLYLTVFRNCQYFGKDEECAYCDINHNYRQQKGAGRPYTGVKDVDDILEVLSWVDAEDEVAKVYTLTGGSVLTNLKKKSEVDFYLQYPEAIEARFPKRWMGKLVAQAFEKEDCQKFKDAGIQIYHPNYEVWDKALFEKICPGKSSWIGYENWIRRVVDSAEVFGPENVIPNFVGGVELSEPWGFKTVPEAINSTKQGLDFFMSKGIVPRFTAWCPEPYTTLGQQAGPPLVYFCELLRAWKETFEKYGLPTPPGYGDPGPGKAVFSVSAFMDVIGYSGRN; from the coding sequence ATGGCTGAAACTTCTACACTGAACCAAAGACCCGCCTCCTCCATCAAACTCCTAGAAGAAATGGAGCGGATGTATAAAGACCTACCTATGGAAGCCATTGTCAAACAAGACATCTTAAGGCAAGGCATTCACTTTTTACCAGAATCCTTTCAAGTCAAAGATCCTTATAAATCCAAAGACTACTTTATCTTTTCCTTCGATCATATCCCTCTTGCCGACCTAAAAGATGGGGCAGACACCAAAGCCCCCGAAGAGATTAAAATTTCAGGAGGTCACTTTGGCCTTTTAAAAACAGTGATCTCTACAAGAAACAACCCGAACTCTCCTTACAAAATGAAATCAAAGGAAGGAATTCCGACTCTGTATTTAGAAGAAACAGAGATTGGAAGTGCTGAGTACCCGCCCATTCCTTCTTGGTACAAACACAAAACCAAATCAGGAAAGTTACCGGGGGAAATTGCACCGGTAATCGAATGGGGTTACCTTTTGTACCTAACTGTTTTTCGTAACTGTCAATACTTTGGAAAAGATGAAGAATGTGCTTATTGTGACATCAACCATAACTACCGCCAACAAAAAGGTGCCGGCAGACCTTATACGGGAGTGAAGGATGTGGATGATATCTTAGAAGTCCTTTCTTGGGTGGATGCGGAAGACGAAGTAGCCAAAGTGTACACTCTAACTGGTGGATCGGTGCTTACCAATCTAAAGAAAAAATCAGAAGTGGATTTTTACCTCCAATACCCGGAAGCCATTGAAGCTAGGTTCCCCAAACGTTGGATGGGAAAACTAGTGGCGCAAGCTTTTGAAAAAGAAGACTGCCAAAAGTTCAAAGATGCAGGAATCCAAATTTATCACCCAAACTATGAAGTTTGGGATAAGGCACTTTTTGAAAAAATCTGCCCTGGAAAATCCAGTTGGATTGGTTACGAAAATTGGATTCGTCGGGTTGTGGATTCTGCTGAAGTGTTTGGGCCTGAAAATGTAATCCCTAACTTTGTGGGAGGGGTGGAACTTTCTGAACCTTGGGGTTTTAAAACGGTACCGGAAGCCATCAATTCCACAAAACAAGGTTTGGATTTTTTTATGTCCAAGGGAATTGTTCCCAGATTTACAGCGTGGTGTCCGGAACCTTATACTACCCTTGGCCAACAAGCAGGTCCGCCCCTTGTGTATTTTTGTGAACTCCTCCGAGCTTGGAAAGAAACCTTTGAAAAATACGGATTGCCTACGCCTCCAGGTTATGGAGATCCAGGCCCAGGTAAGGCAGTATTTTCTGTTTCGGCTTTTATGGATGTGATAGGATATTCTGGACGAAATTAG